Proteins from a single region of Mycoplasma leachii PG50:
- a CDS encoding PTS transporter subunit EIIC, whose protein sequence is MTKDPKITAKEIINIIKIDNIHSYTNCLTRLRLNIKKNNIDLEKLKSIPNVLGVINVSSNELQIVLGPGFVNKVTEEFSQLLKANNSKDDKFMSASEVGDIVKQNLRTNKNWIQDFFTKFSKIFSPMIIGFIGAGILSGVGGIIQSSYGGTVNLKTAPAVVVSWFNALNLILNIWKNAFIIIVGWRTCEIWGGIGVLGAMTAALFSPVFSNSILPMIVINNKDSINYLGINITNPTTNWLTVGFRPVIKNDQIIFSYPSGNILGALLTAYASLWIEKIIRKFTPGILDTILTPTLTLFLLLIINIFLIIPISGYLYSAVAWFFSNLYTNPFGAFVLSAIFLLSVSFGVHQGFVPIYAILIEKTGVNGLFPILAMAGMAQVGTGIALWFLANKKSLLRRQIQGAIIPAIFGIGEPMIYGITLPRIRPFITASIAAGFGGFFLGSIYLWGNVHFGLNSMFGPSGILATFMMTTQDKNIGLGVLIYLLGCLVSIIFGILVTLFGYSKISRIGTSKMKEIYKNDQYKLGYKILLTVIFITIIGIFIYWIISYYKLPKQERIKLANIKVE, encoded by the coding sequence ATGACTAAAGACCCTAAAATAACTGCTAAAGAAATTATAAATATTATAAAAATTGATAATATTCATTCTTATACCAATTGTTTAACAAGATTACGTTTAAATATTAAAAAAAATAATATTGATCTTGAAAAATTAAAATCAATACCAAACGTATTAGGTGTTATAAATGTTTCTTCTAATGAATTACAAATAGTTTTAGGACCTGGATTTGTAAATAAAGTAACTGAAGAGTTTTCACAATTACTAAAAGCAAATAATTCAAAAGATGATAAATTTATGTCAGCTTCAGAAGTTGGTGATATTGTAAAACAAAATCTTAGAACTAACAAAAACTGAATTCAAGATTTTTTTACTAAGTTTTCTAAAATATTTTCACCAATGATAATAGGATTTATTGGTGCTGGAATTTTATCAGGAGTTGGTGGTATCATTCAATCATCATATGGAGGAACTGTTAATTTAAAAACAGCACCAGCTGTAGTTGTTTCATGATTTAATGCCTTAAATCTAATATTAAATATTTGAAAAAATGCATTTATTATCATTGTTGGCTGAAGAACTTGTGAAATTTGAGGTGGAATTGGAGTTTTAGGAGCTATGACTGCTGCTTTATTTTCGCCAGTTTTTTCAAATAGTATTCTACCTATGATTGTAATTAATAACAAAGATAGTATTAATTATTTAGGAATTAATATAACAAATCCTACAACTAACTGATTAACTGTTGGTTTTAGACCCGTTATTAAAAATGATCAAATAATATTTTCATACCCATCAGGAAATATTCTAGGTGCTTTATTAACTGCATATGCATCATTATGAATAGAAAAAATAATTCGTAAATTTACACCTGGAATACTAGATACAATATTAACACCAACATTAACACTATTTTTACTACTTATTATTAATATATTTTTAATAATTCCAATTTCTGGATATTTATATAGTGCTGTTGCTTGATTTTTTTCAAACTTATATACTAATCCTTTTGGTGCATTTGTTTTATCTGCTATCTTTTTATTATCTGTTTCTTTTGGTGTTCATCAAGGCTTTGTACCAATTTATGCTATTTTAATTGAAAAAACAGGAGTAAATGGATTATTTCCAATTCTAGCAATGGCAGGTATGGCTCAAGTCGGAACTGGTATTGCTTTGTGATTTTTAGCAAATAAAAAAAGTTTGTTACGTCGTCAAATTCAAGGAGCAATAATTCCTGCTATTTTTGGCATTGGTGAACCAATGATTTATGGAATTACCCTTCCAAGAATTCGTCCATTTATTACAGCATCAATAGCTGCGGGTTTTGGTGGTTTTTTCTTAGGATCAATTTATTTATGAGGAAATGTTCATTTTGGTTTAAACTCAATGTTTGGTCCTAGTGGAATATTAGCAACCTTTATGATGACAACTCAAGATAAAAATATAGGTTTAGGTGTTCTTATTTATTTATTAGGTTGTTTAGTTTCAATTATTTTTGGAATACTAGTAACATTATTTGGCTATTCAAAAATATCTAGAATTGGAACTAGTAAAATGAAAGAAATATATAAAAATGATC